The following are encoded together in the Chiloscyllium plagiosum isolate BGI_BamShark_2017 chromosome 19, ASM401019v2, whole genome shotgun sequence genome:
- the LOC122559308 gene encoding RNA polymerase II-associated protein 3-like — protein sequence MSVANKSVELQLQVRHQTEELQDFMRELDGWEKDIKKKDDELRRQSGQAPALDPTLPPVRNRNYKKRTNKKTVSQNNKKNKENKPTRIKSYDYKSWEKFDVEKVLEELDKNDSSPESDTEDEEIDVEKALSEKEKGNNYFKQGKYDEAIECYTRAMTMDPYNPAFPTNRASTFLKLKK from the exons ATGTCGGTTGCCAACAAGTCGGTGGAACTGCAGCTGCAGGTGCGGCACCAGACGGAGGAGCTGCAGGATTTCATGAGGGAGCTGGACGGCTGGGAGAAGGACATCAAGAAGAAGGATGACGAGCTCCGGAGGCAGAGCGGCCAGGCCCCGGCCCTGGACCCG ACTTTGCCAcctgtaagaaataggaattacaagaaaagaacaaataaaaagactGTTTCTCAGAAcaataaaaagaacaaagaaaataaaccaaCACGGATAAAATCTTATGACTATAAGTCTTGGGAAAAGTTTGATGTG GAAAAAGTATTGGAAGAACTGGACAAAAATGACAGTTCTCCAGAGTCTGACACAGAAGATGAGGAAATAGACGTAGAGAAAGCTCTTTCAGAGAAAGAAAAG GGTAATAATTACTTCAAACAAGGGAAATATGATGAAGCAATAGAATGTTATACCAGAGCCATGACTATGGATCCATATAACCCAGCCTTCCCTACAAATCGTG